DNA sequence from the Pedobacter sp. W3I1 genome:
CCATTTTTAACCACCCCGTCTTTCAGACACCCCTCCACGGGAGGGGAAGGCATAAAAAAAGGATTGCTTTTTGGGCAATCCTCTTCGTTGTGTTTAAAATATTTTAAAATATATAACAATAGAATTTGCCTAACGAATTTCGTTATGCCACCACCAATTGTTATTTAAGTTTTTAATTATCATGTTTGTATAAAGCAAATATTGACATTGTTTTTTAATATTCCAAAATCTTTCTAAAAATATATGGCTTTCTTTAAAAGAAAAGTGCAGTTTAATGATGATTTCGGTTTCGGATCCAATCCCGTTACCAAAAACCAGCGCATGCTTAACCCCGATGGTTCTGCCAATATCGAGCGTACCGGCCTGCCCTGGTTTAAGTTCGACGATACCTATACCCGCCTGGTTACCATGAGCTGGACGCGGTTTTTCTTTGTTATCCTTGTTACTTATATGGCTGTAAATACAATTTTCGCCATTTTATACAACCTTGTGGGTATAGAAAATTTAAATGGCGCCAAAGGTGTAACGCTTCGCGATCAGTTTTTTGATGCTTTTTTCTTTTCAGCACAAACCATTTCTACCGTAGGTTATGGCCATATTTCGCCACAGGGCTTTGTTACCAGTGTGCTTGCCGCTTTCGAGAGCATGCTGGGTTTATTGGCCTTTGCACTGGCTACGGGTTTATTGTATGGCCGTTTCAGCAGGCCTACATCTAAGGTAAGTTTCAGTAAAAAAATGGTGATTGCCCCGTATGAAAAAGGCCATGGTTTAATGTGCCGTTTGGTTAATCTCCGCCATAATCAACTCATAGAAGTTGAAGTACAGATGGTGATGTCGTACAATGAAACCGTTGATGGTAAACATGTACGTAGGTTTTATCCTTTGCCATTAGAGCGCAGTAAAATTGGTATCCTGTCTTTAAACTGGACTCTGGTACACCCCATTACAGAAGAAAGTCCCTTTTTCGAAAAATCGTTAACCGAGCTGCAGCATGCCGAAGTAGAAATTTTTGTGATCCTCAAAGCTTTTGATGATACCTTCTCGCAAACTATTCATACCAGAACCAGTTATCAGGATGAGGAAATCGAAATGGATGCTAAGTTTGAGAAAATGTACTACCATAACGAAGAAGGCAAAATGGTAATGGACTATAGTAAGCTGGATAGGGTTACGCCGACGGTATAGGGCCTAATTTTCATTTTCGATTTTTTTGGAAAGCAATGATAGTGCTAATCGGTTGCGATAGTCCCGTTATTCGCTTTATCCCGATTGAAGGATCGGGATGCTCGCTACTACCGGGTTTAGGACGGTCTGGTCTGTGCTAAATATGACCACCCCGCCTTTCAGGCACCCCTCCAAAGGAAGGGAATTGCACCTCATCGTCTCTATGCGATTTGCCTTCCCCTCTTTCAGAGGGGTGTCCGCAGGACGGGGTGTTTCAGCGACCTATAAAATCACCAATATCCTCATATAAATCCAGTTAAACTCAAAGTTAATGGTCTTCGACTCCGCTCAGACTGACAATTATTTACTTTAAACTCTTTGCTCTTAGACCTTATGCCTTAAACCTTAAACCATCCACCTTCTAACCCTCAACCTTCTACCCTTTTATCAACGGATTTTTCTCTTTCGCAAACAGTTCAAAAACCTTTTTATCTACAAAAGCTGGGAAGAGTTTGTTCATCCAAACCGCCAGCTTTCCTTGTCCGGTCATGATTAAGGTACGTTTACGTTTTTCGATACCGTCGGCGATGATGCTGGCTACTTCTTCCGATGTCATCATTTTACCCTCATCCATGCTGGTTTCGCCATGTGCGGCGCCATCTTTCGATAAGGCCGTTACCCGGATATTCGATGCCGTAAAACCCGGACAAGCCAAAAGTACATTTACACCGGTTTTTAAGAGTTCGGTGCGTAAAGATTCCATAAAACCATTCATTGCAAATTTAGAGGCCGAATAACCTGTTCTGCCCGGCAAACCCCGGTAACCTGCAATTGATGATATGCCCACTACCGTTCCTTTAGTTTTCAAAATCTCTGGCAAAGCAAATTTCGTACAATAAACTGTTCCCCAAAAGTTCACATCCATCAGGTTTTTTAGCACCGATAAATCTAAATCGTTAAACAGTGCACGCATCGATAATCCCGCATTATTTACCAGAATATCGATCTTTTGAAACGAAACCAAAGCCTGCTTGATAATCAGTTCGCAATCGGTTTCTTTGCTTACATCAGCCTGAACGGCCACCGCCCTTATATTATATTTTTTCTCCAGATCGGCGGTAATTTCACAAAGGGTTACATATTGACGGGCGGCCAAAACTAAATTAGCGCCACGTTTAGCAAATTCTTCCGCACAAGCCTTTCCGATTCCGCTCGATGCGCCAGTGATGATGATTACTTTGTCTTTTAAATCCATTTTTAGTATTAAGTAGCAGGTATCTAGTATCAAGATTTGAGTAGCAAGTATCGAGACTTGATACCCTTTATATTAGTTTGTTTTAAAGTAGTTTGTGGCCGCAGCGACTTGGTCGGTATTGATGATATCTGCACCTAACTCATGCAGTAACTTCCAGCAAGCCTGATTATCGGGTGCGCCCCAAAAACGAAAGGCTTTACCCAATCGATGCGCATTGTTAATCAGTTCTGCCAATTCTCCTTTATCAATTGCTGAAATCTCACCAACACCCTTCCATTTAGAATAAGTGGCAAAATTATCACTGATCATGGTTATTTTCTTCAGGTCTTCCGGGCTGTAGTTTACATTTGGTAAGCCATCAAAAAATAAGCGAAAATATTTATGAAATGTATTTGCAGCCGGTCGATTGCCACTAATCACAACTATTGTATTTCTCCCCTGCCGGTCAAAGTATTTCTGGTATTTTTTCAAATTTTTCCGCAACAAGTGGTATGTCGAATCCCAATCTCCCTTTACATCAATCATCAACTGAAAAGTGTAATATTCTTTTTCAGCAGATAAGGCTTTAATCTGTTTTAAATACAATTCCTCTAGAGTGTTGCCTGCTTTAATTTCCTTTTTGCTATGCGCCACCATTAACGAATCGCCAAGCACAAAAACATCGGCTTCAATAGAGAAAACTTTGTTGTTTATCGCATCAATAAAAGGTTTTTGATGGCTGTAATCGTTGTGGGAATGGATCTTTACCTGTGCTTTGGTAAACGATCCTGATAAAATTAATGCTAAGAAAACAAAAAGATGCTTTACCATTATTTCATCATTGCAGTTTCGTAAGGTACACGGGTTACAATCGATCTGCCAAGCGTAATTTCATCGGTATACTCCAACTCGCCACCAAATGCAATCCCACGTGCAATGGTAGTTACCGGAACATTAAACTCCTTTAATCTTTTGTACAGGTAAAACAATGTGGTATCGCCTTCCATATTCGGACTGAGCGCTAAAATCACCTCTTTAATCCCTCCTGCTGCCATTCTCACTACTAAACCATCAATAAACAGATCGGAAGGGCCAACGCCATCCATCGGAGAAATTAAGCCACCCAAAACATGGTAAACCCCAAAATATTGTCCTGTATTTTCAATGGCCATCACATCGCGGGTATCTTCTACCACACATATGGTTTCCTTATCGCGTTTAATTGAGGTACAGATTTCACACTCCGAATAATCAGAAATATTATGGCAGGTAGTGCAATGTTTAATCTGTTGTTTAAGCTTAATAAAAGTGTTGCCAAACTGGTTTACCTCCTCCTGCTCCTTGTTTAAAAGATGTAATACCAAACGTAAAGCTGTTTTTTGCCCTACACCAGGAAGTTTCGAGAATTCGTTTACCGCATCTTCGAGCAGCTTGGATGAAAAATTCATAATGCAAAAATAGGTAATTAGTTCAATAGTTCATTGGGAATTGGTTGATGGTTTAATAGTTCATGTTGATGGCTTAGTTGTTAAGTAGTTCACTGGTCATTTGTTCATTGGTAGAGTAAATTGGATATTGACAGGTCGAATCTTCATCCCCCTACCCCCTTTAGAGGGCTATCGTGTGGACACATCTTTTTAAGAATGGTTTGGGCATCATGCTAGCTGGCTTTAATAAACCACAGTCTTTACCGAAGAACGCCGTCAATCCCAAGTGGCGGGAGAATCAAAAAAAATAGGTGCACAATGGCCCAAATAGCATTACCAAACCTCAAACGCAGTGGTTTTGTGTTCATTAGCACTGAATTCAAAATTTAATATAAATTGAACACAAAACGAAGTGCCACTATTTTTTTGATGAGCGTGGGCGGTGAAAAGCCACATTGCTGGATTGACAAAGCGCTTTGGGTACTTTGGCGCTCCAAAGTACCTTGCCCCGCGGCAAAGAGCGGAAAAATCAATATTTACGTTTAATTAATTTTTTTTACGAAATGACTACCTTTTAGTAGCTGGAAAGATGCTGAAATAAATTCAGCATGACGATCGCCTTAGGAACGTGTACTAAAAAACAAATATAGGATTAACAAAGATGTGTCCACACGATAGCTTTAGAGGGGGACTTGATTTCTCTCCAGACTTCGGACTCCGGACTTCGGACTAATCAATGTATTGCTTGATTTGATTGTTTTATTTACATTTATCAGCTTAATATAAAACTATGTCTCCAACCATTCTCTTATGTTTTCTGATCGGTTATTTTTTATTGCTGATTATTATTTCATTCGTAACCTCAAAAAATTCATCCGACAATTCGACTTTTTTTATTGCCAACCGGAATTCTAAATGGTATTTAGTGGCCTTTGGGATGATCGGAACTGCACTTTCGGGTGTTACTTTTATTTCGGTACCCGGAGAAGTTGGCGCACCCAGCGGAAACCAGTTTCAGTATTTTCAGTTCGTTCTGGGCAATGCGGTTGGCTTTATCATTATAGCCACGGTTTTGCTTCCACTTTACTACCGGATGAACTTAACCTCCATTTATAGTTATATCGAAAAGAGATTAGGTCATTATAGCTATAAAACAGCAGCATCAATATTTTTATTGAGCCGCACTTTGGGATCGGCCACCAGGTTATACCTCGTAGTGATTGTTTTACAGCGTTTTATATTCGATAATTATGGTGTTCCGTTCTGGTTAACAGTTTTAATTTCGCTGGCGCTAATCTGGTCGTACACGTTTAAGGGCGGACTGAAAACCATTATTATTACCGATACATTGCAGACTTTTTTCCTCGTGCTTTCGGTTTTCCTTACTATTTATTTTATATGCAACAGTCTTAATTTCAATATTCCACAAGCATTTGAAACCATAAAAAGCAGCAGTTATTCTAAAATATTCTTTTTAAACGATTTCCTGACCAATAAATTCTATTTCAGTAAACAGTTTATCGGTGGTATTTTCGTTACCATTGCGATGACAGGTTTAGATCAGGATTTGATGCAAAAAAACCTGAGCATGGGCACCATCAAAGAAGCACAGAAAAACATGTTTACTTTTACAGGGGTATTCGTAATCCTGAACGTTTTCTTTTTAAGTGTAGGTGCATTGTTATACATTTTTGCAGCTAAAAACGGTATCGATATTCCATTAGATCATATCACCGGAAAACCAAGAACAGATTTATTGTTCCCCGAAATTGCCTTAAATAACCTGGGCGCGGTACCTGCAATTATATTTATGCTGGGCTTAACCGCAGCAACCTTTGCCACAACCGACTCAGCACTTACAGCCTTAACCACATCATTCTGTGTCGACTTTTTAGGCATGGCTAAAGCAGAAAATGTAAATGCTAAAGATGCTGTGAAAAAGCGCCATACCGTACATGTGGCCTTTTCTATTTTGATGTTTTTGGTCATCATCGTTATCAATGCGCTAAACAGCTCATCGGTTGTCAGCTTAATTTTTACCATTGCCTCTTATACCTACGGGCCGCTTTTAGGCTTATATAGTTTTGGATTATTTGTAAAAAAACGTGGCCTTCACGATAAATTAGTCCCAATTGTTTGCTTATTATCACCTTTTTTATGTTACTTGCTTGCCACGTACTCGACCACTTTACTGGGTGGTTACGTTTTTAGTGTTGAACTGATTTTGATTAACGGTTTAATCACATTTATAGGCTTGTTGTTCATTAGTAAAAAGACTGATGCGCAAACCAAATTTTAATATTTAGCATTACTTATATGACGAGTGAAGAAAAAATTAGAAGTGCTTTCGAAAACAAAGACTGGCAGGAAATTAAAGTAACAGACTCCTGGCAAATTTTTAAAATCATGGCCGAATTTGTAGATGGCTTTGAAAAACTGGCTAAAATTGGTCCCTGCGTTACCATTTATGGTTCGGCGCGTACGGCTCAAACGCATAGATATTATCAGTTAGCCGAACAGTGCGGTAAATTATTAACCGATAGGGGTTATGGCGTAATTACGGGCGGTGGTCCAGGGATTATGGAGGCTGGTAACAAGGGTGCGCACACCAACGGCGGTAAATCGGTAGGTTTAAATATTGAGTTACCATTTGAGCAGTTTCATAATAAATATATCGATCACAATAAATTATTAGAATTCGATTATTTCTTTGTGCGCAAGGTCATGTTCATG
Encoded proteins:
- a CDS encoding ion channel, whose protein sequence is MAFFKRKVQFNDDFGFGSNPVTKNQRMLNPDGSANIERTGLPWFKFDDTYTRLVTMSWTRFFFVILVTYMAVNTIFAILYNLVGIENLNGAKGVTLRDQFFDAFFFSAQTISTVGYGHISPQGFVTSVLAAFESMLGLLAFALATGLLYGRFSRPTSKVSFSKKMVIAPYEKGHGLMCRLVNLRHNQLIEVEVQMVMSYNETVDGKHVRRFYPLPLERSKIGILSLNWTLVHPITEESPFFEKSLTELQHAEVEIFVILKAFDDTFSQTIHTRTSYQDEEIEMDAKFEKMYYHNEEGKMVMDYSKLDRVTPTV
- a CDS encoding SDR family oxidoreductase; this translates as MDLKDKVIIITGASSGIGKACAEEFAKRGANLVLAARQYVTLCEITADLEKKYNIRAVAVQADVSKETDCELIIKQALVSFQKIDILVNNAGLSMRALFNDLDLSVLKNLMDVNFWGTVYCTKFALPEILKTKGTVVGISSIAGYRGLPGRTGYSASKFAMNGFMESLRTELLKTGVNVLLACPGFTASNIRVTALSKDGAAHGETSMDEGKMMTSEEVASIIADGIEKRKRTLIMTGQGKLAVWMNKLFPAFVDKKVFELFAKEKNPLIKG
- the recR gene encoding recombination mediator RecR produces the protein MNFSSKLLEDAVNEFSKLPGVGQKTALRLVLHLLNKEQEEVNQFGNTFIKLKQQIKHCTTCHNISDYSECEICTSIKRDKETICVVEDTRDVMAIENTGQYFGVYHVLGGLISPMDGVGPSDLFIDGLVVRMAAGGIKEVILALSPNMEGDTTLFYLYKRLKEFNVPVTTIARGIAFGGELEYTDEITLGRSIVTRVPYETAMMK
- a CDS encoding sodium:solute symporter, producing the protein MSPTILLCFLIGYFLLLIIISFVTSKNSSDNSTFFIANRNSKWYLVAFGMIGTALSGVTFISVPGEVGAPSGNQFQYFQFVLGNAVGFIIIATVLLPLYYRMNLTSIYSYIEKRLGHYSYKTAASIFLLSRTLGSATRLYLVVIVLQRFIFDNYGVPFWLTVLISLALIWSYTFKGGLKTIIITDTLQTFFLVLSVFLTIYFICNSLNFNIPQAFETIKSSSYSKIFFLNDFLTNKFYFSKQFIGGIFVTIAMTGLDQDLMQKNLSMGTIKEAQKNMFTFTGVFVILNVFFLSVGALLYIFAAKNGIDIPLDHITGKPRTDLLFPEIALNNLGAVPAIIFMLGLTAATFATTDSALTALTTSFCVDFLGMAKAENVNAKDAVKKRHTVHVAFSILMFLVIIVINALNSSSVVSLIFTIASYTYGPLLGLYSFGLFVKKRGLHDKLVPIVCLLSPFLCYLLATYSTTLLGGYVFSVELILINGLITFIGLLFISKKTDAQTKF
- a CDS encoding TIGR00730 family Rossman fold protein, with the translated sequence MTSEEKIRSAFENKDWQEIKVTDSWQIFKIMAEFVDGFEKLAKIGPCVTIYGSARTAQTHRYYQLAEQCGKLLTDRGYGVITGGGPGIMEAGNKGAHTNGGKSVGLNIELPFEQFHNKYIDHNKLLEFDYFFVRKVMFMKYSQGFVVLPGGFGTMDELFEALTLIQTGKIARFPIVLLGVDYWGGLIDWIKGTMLQKEHNIHEEDLNLFRLVDTAEEAAEHIFRFYDKYVLKPNF